A genomic window from Rhodococcus sp. KBS0724 includes:
- a CDS encoding NUDIX hydrolase, producing the protein MSDPGRHEFDTLDSTTIYTGAIIALRKDSVVMPGGQRADREVVEHHGAVAVVAIDADDNVVLIHQYRHPLGHRLWEIPAGLLDAPGESPLDAAARELGEETGLGADRWSVLVDVALSPGFTDEAVRVFLAEGLHDVDREDPEHEEADLQIARVPLAEAVDMALRGDLVNATAVSGILALAAARSAGTALRPADAPWPDRPTAFGERKSRV; encoded by the coding sequence ATGAGCGACCCCGGTCGGCACGAATTCGACACCCTTGACTCCACCACGATCTACACCGGCGCGATCATCGCGTTGCGTAAGGATTCTGTGGTGATGCCAGGGGGTCAGCGGGCCGACCGGGAGGTCGTCGAACATCATGGCGCAGTTGCGGTGGTGGCGATCGATGCCGACGACAATGTTGTTCTGATTCACCAATATCGGCATCCGCTCGGTCACCGGTTGTGGGAGATCCCGGCCGGTCTCCTCGACGCGCCTGGTGAGAGTCCGTTGGACGCGGCCGCGCGTGAGTTGGGCGAAGAAACCGGGCTGGGCGCTGATCGCTGGTCTGTGCTTGTCGACGTTGCACTCTCGCCGGGATTCACCGACGAAGCGGTGCGCGTGTTCCTCGCCGAGGGGTTGCACGACGTGGACCGGGAAGATCCCGAACATGAAGAGGCTGATCTGCAGATTGCCCGGGTGCCGTTGGCTGAGGCCGTCGACATGGCGTTGCGCGGCGATCTGGTGAACGCCACTGCGGTGTCCGGCATCTTGGCGTTGGCGGCAGCACGTTCCGCGGGCACCGCGTTGCGGCCCGCCGACGCACCGTGGCCGGACCGTCCGACGGCTTTCGGAGAACGCAAGTCCAGGGTCTGA
- a CDS encoding copper transporter, whose product MISMRQHAISIAAIFLALAIGVVLGSGMLSSGLLSGLRDDKADLQNEIENLNEQTNHLEEQLNSADGFDSAVGGRVVRDSLAGRTVVLVTAPDADPSDLDGVTRLIAASGGAVTGRVSLTDSFVDASGGDRLRTVVNNVIPAGITLKTGAVDQGSLAGDLLGSVLLLNGSTSEPQSTSDELNLALDTLRSAGFVTYDGVVKPAQLAVVLTGDNASDDGASGNRGAVIARFAGALDGRGAGTVLAGRPGSADGNGPIAVVRADAALSAGLTTIDNVDREAGKITTPLALQEQLNGGAGRYGTGPGAAAITVGAPAS is encoded by the coding sequence GTGATTTCTATGCGTCAACACGCAATTTCGATTGCGGCTATTTTCTTGGCACTCGCCATTGGCGTTGTTCTCGGATCCGGAATGTTGTCGAGTGGGCTTCTCTCCGGTCTACGCGACGACAAGGCTGATCTGCAGAACGAGATCGAAAATCTCAACGAACAGACAAATCATCTCGAAGAGCAACTCAACTCCGCTGACGGTTTCGACTCGGCAGTGGGCGGACGCGTCGTGCGTGATTCCCTCGCTGGTCGCACGGTTGTGTTGGTGACAGCACCCGACGCTGATCCGAGCGACCTGGATGGTGTCACGCGACTGATCGCAGCATCGGGCGGCGCCGTGACGGGTCGCGTGTCCCTGACGGATTCGTTTGTCGACGCCAGCGGTGGTGACCGTCTGCGGACGGTAGTGAACAACGTGATCCCCGCGGGCATCACGCTCAAGACGGGAGCGGTCGATCAGGGCAGCCTTGCGGGTGACCTGCTCGGATCAGTGCTTCTGCTCAACGGATCGACCAGCGAACCGCAGAGCACGTCGGACGAGTTGAATCTTGCTCTCGACACGTTGCGTAGTGCAGGTTTTGTCACGTACGACGGCGTCGTCAAGCCGGCTCAGCTTGCAGTAGTGCTCACGGGCGACAACGCGTCGGACGACGGAGCTTCGGGCAACCGCGGCGCGGTGATCGCTCGCTTTGCGGGTGCGCTGGACGGACGCGGCGCAGGGACGGTTCTGGCGGGTCGACCCGGCTCGGCCGATGGCAATGGTCCGATTGCAGTTGTACGGGCTGATGCGGCGCTCTCAGCGGGTCTGACGACCATCGACAACGTCGATCGGGAGGCAGGCAAGATCACGACCCCGCTTGCTCTGCAAGAGCAGTTGAACGGCGGAGCGGGGCGGTACGGAACCGGCCCGGGAGCCGCGGCGATCACCGTCGGTGCACCCGCGAGTTGA
- the recN gene encoding DNA repair protein RecN: MLAEIRIDSLGVISEASAQFHEGLTVLTGETGAGKTMVVTSLHLLSGARADAGRVRLGASRAVVEGRFVTDLSPTSEREIARILESSGAERDEDGSIIAVRTVGSDGRSRAHLGGRSVPAGVLSEFTDPLLTVHGQNDQLRLLRPDQQRNALDRFGDKTIGTLLTRYRKHRREWLDARSELIERTSKARELAQEADQLTFALNEIDGVAPEPGEDATIVAEVRRLSDLDSLRSAAEEAHAALAGSDDMASADVGVSPALDLMSEARARIESVVDADLDGLGARLADAIAVVTDVAGDLNSYLAGLPSDPGALNTLLSRQSELKTLTRKYAADVDGVLEWADTARTRLSKLDVSSDALGLLSKQVEETAALTAEAATKLSAARVKAAAKLSKAVSAELAGLAMGRAGLDVSVRQQIASPQDSAPLSVGGVEVHAGSGGVDEVEFRLSAHSGAPSLPISKSASGGELSRVMLALEVVLAGSDTGATMVFDEVDAGVGGRAAVEIGRRLAKLARTHQVIVVTHLPQVAAFADTHLVVDKVDDKGGVVSSGVRTLSDSDRVVELARMLAGLDDTETGRAHAEELLEIANAARVTD; encoded by the coding sequence GTGCTCGCAGAGATCCGAATCGACAGCCTGGGTGTGATCTCCGAGGCGTCAGCGCAATTTCACGAGGGATTGACCGTCCTCACCGGTGAGACCGGTGCCGGCAAGACGATGGTTGTCACCAGCCTGCACCTGCTCAGTGGTGCGCGGGCAGATGCCGGTCGGGTGCGTCTGGGCGCATCCCGCGCCGTGGTCGAGGGCAGGTTCGTCACGGATCTGTCGCCGACGTCGGAACGAGAGATCGCGCGGATCCTCGAGTCGTCCGGCGCCGAACGTGACGAGGACGGCAGCATCATCGCGGTCCGGACGGTGGGCAGCGACGGACGATCGCGCGCGCATCTGGGTGGTCGCAGCGTCCCGGCCGGTGTGCTCTCGGAGTTCACCGATCCCTTGTTGACGGTGCACGGACAGAATGATCAGCTCCGTCTGCTCCGTCCCGACCAGCAGCGCAATGCTCTGGACCGGTTCGGCGACAAGACAATCGGAACGCTCCTGACGCGCTACCGCAAGCATCGTCGCGAGTGGCTCGATGCCCGTTCGGAACTGATCGAACGCACGTCGAAGGCCCGCGAGTTGGCGCAGGAAGCAGATCAGCTGACCTTTGCGCTCAACGAAATCGACGGTGTTGCACCGGAACCGGGTGAGGACGCCACGATTGTTGCCGAGGTTCGGCGCCTCAGTGATTTGGATTCGCTGCGCTCGGCAGCGGAGGAAGCGCACGCGGCGCTTGCCGGTAGTGACGACATGGCCAGTGCAGATGTCGGAGTGTCGCCGGCGCTGGATCTGATGTCGGAGGCCAGGGCGCGAATCGAGTCCGTCGTCGATGCCGATCTGGACGGGTTGGGTGCCAGGCTGGCCGATGCCATCGCCGTTGTCACCGATGTGGCTGGCGATCTCAATTCCTATCTTGCCGGTTTGCCGTCCGATCCGGGTGCGCTGAACACTTTGCTGTCGCGCCAATCCGAACTCAAGACGCTCACGCGCAAGTACGCCGCTGACGTCGACGGAGTTCTGGAATGGGCGGACACCGCTCGAACTCGTCTGTCCAAGCTCGACGTATCGTCTGATGCTCTCGGATTGTTGAGTAAGCAGGTCGAGGAAACCGCTGCACTGACGGCAGAGGCGGCCACCAAGCTCAGCGCAGCGCGGGTCAAGGCAGCGGCAAAACTGTCGAAAGCCGTCAGCGCGGAACTCGCCGGACTGGCAATGGGCCGGGCTGGTTTGGACGTGAGTGTGCGTCAGCAGATCGCCAGCCCGCAGGATTCGGCTCCACTGAGTGTCGGGGGAGTGGAAGTGCATGCCGGTTCCGGCGGCGTGGACGAGGTGGAGTTCCGGTTGTCGGCGCACAGCGGCGCTCCGTCGTTGCCGATCAGTAAAAGCGCGTCCGGCGGTGAACTCTCCCGAGTGATGCTCGCGCTGGAAGTTGTTCTTGCTGGTAGCGACACCGGCGCGACAATGGTGTTCGACGAGGTGGACGCCGGAGTTGGTGGCCGCGCCGCAGTCGAGATCGGACGCCGGTTGGCGAAACTCGCTCGTACACATCAGGTGATCGTGGTGACGCACCTTCCGCAGGTGGCTGCATTCGCTGATACGCACCTCGTGGTCGACAAGGTAGACGACAAGGGTGGCGTCGTCAGCAGTGGAGTTCGGACTCTCTCCGACAGCGATCGAGTCGTGGAACTGGCCCGGATGTTGGCCGGTTTGGACGATACTGAAACGGGTCGCGCACACGCCGAGGAACTGCTGGAAATTGCCAATGCGGCACGCGTCACAGATTGA
- a CDS encoding NAD kinase yields the protein MNPTAGGESREILLVAHPGRRDITETARRVGKIFESAGIGLRVLVDEADSSRIEAMTAPEGFSAPDLDVTVVHPGPEAAVGCEMVLVLGGDGTFLRAAELAQEASIPVLGINLGRIGFLAETEAEHLEEALAQVVRKEYRVEQRMTLDVVIRVDDEIIDRGWALNEASIENRSRLGVLEVVLEVDGRPVSAFGCDGVLVSTPTGSTAYAFSAGGPVVWPELEALLVVPSNAHALFARPLVTSPESLIAVETVAGSHDGLVFCDGRRTLELPAGGRVEVVRGATPVKWVRLDSAPFADRMVRKFELPVTGWRGRKP from the coding sequence GTGAATCCAACCGCCGGGGGTGAGTCACGCGAGATTCTTCTGGTGGCGCACCCGGGTCGCCGCGATATCACCGAAACCGCCAGACGCGTCGGAAAGATATTCGAGAGCGCCGGCATCGGTTTGCGGGTACTGGTCGATGAAGCCGACAGTTCCCGTATCGAGGCAATGACAGCGCCCGAGGGATTCTCGGCTCCGGATCTGGATGTGACAGTTGTTCATCCGGGCCCCGAAGCGGCTGTCGGCTGCGAGATGGTTCTGGTTCTCGGCGGCGACGGAACATTTCTCCGAGCGGCGGAATTGGCTCAGGAAGCATCGATTCCGGTTCTCGGAATCAACCTCGGACGCATCGGGTTCTTGGCGGAGACCGAGGCCGAGCATCTGGAAGAGGCGCTCGCGCAGGTAGTCCGCAAGGAGTACCGCGTCGAACAACGCATGACGTTGGACGTCGTGATCAGGGTTGACGACGAGATCATCGACCGAGGCTGGGCTCTCAACGAGGCGAGCATCGAGAATCGTTCTCGTCTGGGCGTTCTTGAAGTTGTTCTCGAAGTTGACGGACGGCCGGTGTCGGCGTTCGGCTGCGACGGTGTCCTGGTGTCCACTCCGACGGGATCGACGGCCTATGCGTTTTCTGCCGGTGGTCCGGTGGTGTGGCCGGAACTCGAAGCGCTGCTTGTGGTTCCGAGCAACGCCCATGCACTGTTCGCGCGTCCACTCGTCACCAGTCCGGAATCTCTGATCGCGGTGGAGACCGTCGCCGGCAGTCATGACGGGTTGGTGTTCTGCGACGGACGCCGCACGCTGGAACTGCCTGCAGGCGGACGCGTCGAAGTTGTTCGGGGTGCGACGCCGGTCAAGTGGGTACGACTGGACTCGGCGCCGTTTGCCGATCGGATGGTTCGAAAGTTCGAATTGCCGGTGACCGGGTGGCGGGGAAGGAAGCCTTAA
- a CDS encoding CTP synthase → MPQSRNTTRTATKHIFVSGGVASSLGKGLTASSLGQLLTARGMRVTMQKLDPYLNVDPGTMNPFQHGEVFVTEDGAETDLDVGHYERFLDRDLSGQANVTTGQVYSTVIAKERRGEYLGDTVQVIPHITDEIKRRILEMSGPDLQGVRPDVVITEIGGTVGDIESQPFLEAARQVRHEIGRDNVFFLHVSLVPFLGPSGELKTKPTQHSVASLRSIGIQPDALILRCDRDVPMGLKNKIALMCDVDVDACISTPDAPSIYDIPKVLHREGLDAYVVRQLGLPFRDVDWTVWGDLLDRVHQPRETVRVALVGKYVDLPDAYLSVTEALRAGGFANRSKVEISWVASDECETEAGAQAALGDVDAILIPGGFGIRGIEGKLGAIRYSRARKLPLLGICLGLQCVVIEAARSVGLTDANSAEFEPDTKFPVISTMADQEDVIAGEADLGGTMRLGAYPAVLTKGSVAAQAYGTENVSERHRHRFEVNNTYRDRIAKSGLKFSGTSPDGHLVEFVEYPREQHPFFVATQAHPELKSRPTRPHPLFSAFIDAALKYKLEERLPVDVHAEETINTAATETELDAVTESSEKV, encoded by the coding sequence TTGCCACAGTCACGCAACACCACGCGTACCGCCACCAAGCACATCTTCGTCAGCGGAGGTGTTGCTTCTTCGCTCGGTAAAGGTTTGACCGCCTCCAGTTTGGGACAGTTGCTTACCGCACGGGGCATGCGCGTGACCATGCAGAAACTCGATCCCTATCTGAACGTGGATCCGGGCACCATGAATCCGTTCCAGCACGGTGAAGTTTTTGTCACCGAAGACGGCGCGGAGACCGACCTCGACGTCGGGCACTACGAACGTTTCCTCGATCGCGATCTGTCGGGTCAGGCCAATGTCACCACCGGCCAGGTCTATTCGACGGTTATCGCCAAGGAGCGTCGCGGCGAATACCTGGGCGACACCGTTCAGGTCATCCCGCACATCACGGACGAAATCAAGCGTCGCATCCTCGAGATGAGCGGCCCGGATCTGCAGGGCGTGCGTCCCGACGTCGTCATCACCGAAATCGGTGGAACCGTCGGCGACATCGAATCGCAGCCATTCCTCGAGGCTGCCCGCCAGGTCCGCCACGAAATCGGCCGCGACAACGTCTTCTTCCTCCACGTTTCCCTCGTGCCGTTCCTCGGCCCGTCCGGAGAACTCAAGACCAAGCCGACGCAGCACTCGGTCGCGTCGTTGCGCAGCATCGGCATTCAGCCGGACGCACTGATTCTCCGTTGCGATCGTGACGTCCCGATGGGCCTGAAGAACAAGATCGCCCTGATGTGCGACGTCGACGTCGACGCCTGCATCTCCACTCCCGACGCTCCGTCGATCTACGACATTCCGAAGGTTCTGCACCGCGAGGGCCTCGACGCGTACGTCGTGCGCCAGTTGGGCCTGCCGTTCCGTGACGTCGACTGGACTGTGTGGGGCGATCTGCTCGATCGGGTTCACCAGCCGCGCGAAACCGTCCGAGTTGCGTTGGTCGGCAAGTACGTCGACCTGCCGGACGCCTATCTTTCGGTAACCGAGGCACTGCGCGCCGGTGGCTTTGCCAACCGTTCCAAGGTCGAGATCTCGTGGGTTGCTTCCGACGAGTGCGAGACCGAAGCGGGTGCCCAGGCGGCACTCGGCGACGTCGACGCCATTCTGATTCCCGGCGGCTTCGGCATCCGCGGTATCGAAGGCAAGCTCGGCGCAATCCGGTACTCCCGCGCACGCAAGCTCCCGCTGCTCGGTATCTGCCTGGGTCTGCAGTGTGTTGTCATCGAAGCAGCACGCAGCGTCGGTCTGACGGATGCCAACTCGGCTGAATTCGAACCCGACACCAAGTTCCCCGTCATCTCCACGATGGCCGACCAGGAAGACGTGATCGCCGGCGAGGCCGACCTCGGTGGCACGATGCGTCTGGGTGCGTACCCGGCAGTGCTGACCAAGGGTTCGGTTGCGGCGCAGGCCTACGGAACCGAAAATGTTTCGGAGCGTCACCGTCACCGCTTCGAGGTCAACAACACCTACCGCGATCGTATTGCCAAGTCCGGCTTGAAGTTCAGCGGTACGTCTCCCGACGGTCATCTCGTCGAGTTCGTCGAGTACCCGCGTGAGCAGCACCCGTTCTTTGTCGCCACGCAGGCGCACCCGGAGCTCAAGAGCCGCCCGACGCGTCCGCACCCGCTGTTCTCGGCGTTCATCGATGCGGCTCTGAAGTACAAGCTCGAAGAGCGTCTGCCCGTCGATGTTCACGCGGAAGAGACCATCAACACGGCAGCAACCGAGACTGAACTCGATGCCGTCACCGAATCGTCGGAAAAGGTCTAA
- a CDS encoding ParA family protein — MSTSQRAAAESAPPYVTTQYLDPSTEPAPAAESEAIFDLPTVPDTASAEELGPTGRPVREVPMPTPLPHHGPAMIIAMCNQKGGVGKTTSTINLGAALAEYGRRVLLVDLDPQGALSAGLGVQHHDLELTVHNLLVEPRVSIDDVLMRTRIDGLDLLPSNIDLSAAEIQLVTEVGREQTLGRVLHPVLDRYDYVLIDCQPSLGLLTVNALACADSVIIPMECEYFSLRGLALLNDTVEKVHDRLNSKLELAGIVVTMFDSRTLHAREVMARVVEVFGDVVYDTVINRTVRFPETSVAGEPITTWAPKSAGAEAYRALAREVIHRSGR, encoded by the coding sequence GTGTCGACATCGCAGCGAGCAGCGGCGGAGTCAGCGCCGCCGTATGTCACAACCCAGTACCTCGACCCTTCTACGGAACCTGCCCCAGCCGCCGAGTCCGAGGCGATCTTCGACCTACCGACAGTGCCTGACACCGCATCTGCGGAAGAACTGGGACCAACCGGTAGGCCGGTACGAGAAGTTCCGATGCCGACGCCGTTGCCCCACCACGGTCCCGCGATGATCATCGCAATGTGCAACCAGAAGGGTGGCGTCGGGAAGACGACGTCCACCATCAATCTGGGAGCGGCGCTGGCGGAATACGGCCGCCGCGTGTTGTTGGTCGATCTGGACCCGCAGGGCGCGCTGTCCGCAGGACTGGGTGTGCAGCACCACGATCTGGAACTGACCGTTCACAACCTGCTCGTCGAACCACGGGTGTCCATCGACGACGTGCTGATGCGCACCCGGATCGACGGACTGGATCTGCTGCCGAGCAATATCGATCTGTCGGCGGCCGAGATTCAGCTTGTCACCGAAGTGGGACGCGAACAGACATTGGGCCGGGTGCTGCATCCGGTTCTGGATCGATACGACTACGTCCTCATCGATTGCCAGCCGTCGCTGGGTCTGCTGACGGTCAACGCCTTGGCCTGCGCCGATTCCGTGATCATTCCGATGGAATGCGAGTACTTCAGCCTGCGCGGACTGGCGCTGCTCAACGACACCGTCGAGAAAGTCCACGACCGGCTCAATTCCAAACTCGAGCTGGCCGGTATCGTCGTCACGATGTTCGACTCGCGCACACTCCACGCCCGTGAGGTGATGGCGCGCGTCGTCGAGGTGTTCGGCGACGTTGTCTACGACACCGTCATCAACCGCACCGTTCGTTTCCCCGAAACCAGCGTGGCCGGCGAGCCGATTACCACGTGGGCACCCAAATCTGCGGGAGCCGAGGCGTATCGGGCGCTGGCCCGCGAAGTAATCCACCGGTCTGGTCGTTAG
- the steA gene encoding putative cytokinetic ring protein SteA, translating to MKMPALLSRNTTSLPGISGIARVDRNTAKLLRRVGPGDIVVLDELDIDRRTADALVKAGVLAVVNASPSISGRYPNLGPEVIVANGIVLIDAPDGEVFKSVKDGSKIRLHEGEIFNGTKSLVKGEEQSEAEISDRMIEAKTGLVDHLEAFSGNTIEFIRTESPLLIDGIGVPDIDINLKDRHVVVVSDGPDHEADLKNLKPFIKEYSPIMIGVGAGADVLSKAGYRPDLIVGDPEEITSATLKSGAEVVLPADQDGHAAGLSRIQDLGIGAMTFPATGSPTDLALLLADHHGASLIVTVGNVVSLDEFFDRARRESNPSAFMTRLKVGPKLVDAKAVATLYRSRVSGGAIALLVLAALVAVIVALVVSNAGSEVLDWAIATWNSFALWVQGLFK from the coding sequence ATGAAGATGCCCGCATTGCTCTCCCGTAACACCACGTCGTTGCCAGGGATCAGCGGCATCGCCAGGGTCGATCGGAATACGGCCAAGCTTTTACGCCGTGTCGGTCCCGGGGATATCGTCGTCCTGGACGAACTCGACATCGACCGGCGGACAGCCGACGCTCTGGTGAAAGCCGGAGTGCTCGCGGTTGTCAACGCGTCGCCGTCCATCTCCGGTAGATACCCGAACCTCGGCCCGGAGGTGATTGTCGCCAACGGGATCGTCCTGATCGACGCGCCGGACGGCGAGGTCTTCAAGTCCGTCAAGGACGGCAGCAAGATTCGCCTGCACGAAGGCGAGATCTTCAACGGAACGAAGAGCCTCGTCAAGGGTGAGGAACAGTCGGAGGCCGAGATCTCCGATCGGATGATCGAGGCAAAAACCGGACTGGTGGATCACCTCGAAGCGTTCTCCGGCAACACAATCGAGTTCATCCGAACCGAAAGTCCGCTCCTCATCGACGGCATCGGCGTGCCCGACATCGACATCAATCTCAAGGATCGCCATGTCGTGGTGGTGTCCGACGGACCCGATCACGAAGCAGATCTGAAGAACCTGAAGCCGTTCATCAAGGAGTACTCGCCGATCATGATCGGTGTCGGCGCGGGTGCCGACGTGCTGAGCAAAGCCGGCTACCGCCCCGACCTCATCGTGGGCGACCCGGAGGAAATCACCAGTGCCACTCTGAAGTCCGGCGCCGAGGTGGTTCTGCCCGCAGACCAGGACGGTCATGCTGCCGGCCTGTCGCGCATCCAGGATCTCGGAATCGGTGCCATGACGTTCCCGGCAACGGGTTCCCCGACCGATCTGGCTCTACTGCTCGCGGACCATCATGGTGCGTCGCTGATCGTCACAGTCGGTAACGTCGTCTCGCTCGACGAATTCTTCGATCGTGCTCGCCGCGAAAGCAACCCGTCGGCGTTCATGACCAGGCTCAAGGTCGGTCCGAAACTTGTCGACGCCAAAGCCGTCGCAACGCTGTATCGCAGTCGGGTATCCGGGGGAGCTATTGCTCTGCTGGTGCTCGCCGCACTGGTCGCGGTAATCGTCGCGCTGGTCGTATCCAATGCCGGTAGTGAAGTTCTCGACTGGGCAATCGCAACATGGAACAGCTTTGCGCTGTGGGTTCAGGGGCTCTTCAAGTGA
- the scpB gene encoding SMC-Scp complex subunit ScpB: MMLDPAETESAQVEDSGEHDSAPGFELDDTQLDAILESLLLVVDSPAEVAQLASVTGTDPTRVEQRLQVMSAALTARASGMDLRYAGDGWRFYTRQEFAPYVERLLLDGARTKLTRAALETLAIVAYRGPLTRARISAVRGVNVDGVVRTLLARGLIAEAGPDPDTNATRYSTTELFLERLGLSSLSDLPELAPLLPDVDLIEDISESLESDPRFARMNKADVPAAVVDTEVDDD; encoded by the coding sequence ATGATGCTCGATCCGGCCGAGACGGAATCTGCGCAGGTAGAAGACTCTGGTGAGCACGATTCCGCTCCCGGCTTCGAGCTTGACGACACGCAACTCGACGCCATTCTCGAGTCGCTGCTACTCGTCGTCGATTCACCAGCAGAGGTGGCTCAACTTGCCTCGGTGACCGGCACCGACCCGACTCGCGTCGAGCAGCGACTGCAGGTGATGTCCGCTGCGCTCACCGCCCGCGCCAGTGGCATGGACCTGCGATACGCCGGCGACGGATGGCGTTTCTACACACGACAAGAGTTCGCACCCTACGTCGAACGGCTCTTGCTGGACGGCGCACGCACCAAACTGACCCGCGCAGCATTGGAAACTTTGGCGATAGTCGCATACCGTGGACCGTTGACTCGTGCGCGGATCAGTGCAGTACGAGGCGTCAACGTGGACGGGGTGGTACGCACACTCCTCGCCCGCGGACTGATCGCGGAAGCCGGGCCAGACCCGGACACCAACGCGACACGGTACTCCACAACCGAACTGTTCCTCGAACGGCTCGGATTGAGCTCGCTGAGCGATCTCCCGGAGTTGGCACCGCTTTTGCCTGATGTCGACCTCATCGAGGACATCAGCGAAAGCCTCGAATCCGATCCGCGATTTGCGAGAATGAACAAGGCCGACGTGCCCGCCGCCGTGGTGGACACCGAAGTCGACGACGACTGA
- the xerD gene encoding site-specific tyrosine recombinase XerD, with translation MLARQVDSFLDHLAVERGSARNTLLSYRRDLYRYVDYLNARGIDNVSGVAENDITEFVTNLRLGDKDAGIIALAPSSAARTLIAVRGFHKFSTAEGLTTVDVARAVKPPTPGRKLPKALPLDQIIALLEASGGGAAGDGPRDLRDRALLELLYSTGARISEAIDLDVDDIDTQSRSVVLQGKGGKQRVVPIGRPAIEAVDAYLVRGRPALATRGLPALFLNARGGRLSRQSAWQILQDSAASAGITADVSPHTLRHSFATHLLDGGADVRVVQELLGHASVTTTQIYTLVTVTALREVWAQAHPRAR, from the coding sequence ATGCTTGCCCGACAGGTGGATTCGTTTCTCGACCACCTAGCAGTCGAGCGGGGATCGGCGCGCAACACCCTTCTCTCGTACCGGAGAGATCTGTACCGCTACGTCGATTATCTCAATGCCCGCGGCATCGACAACGTCTCGGGTGTAGCTGAAAACGACATCACGGAGTTCGTGACGAATCTGCGGCTGGGGGACAAGGACGCCGGAATCATCGCGTTGGCGCCGAGCTCTGCCGCACGCACCCTGATCGCGGTCCGAGGTTTTCACAAGTTCTCCACCGCCGAAGGGCTCACAACTGTCGACGTGGCCCGGGCGGTCAAACCGCCGACCCCCGGACGCAAACTCCCCAAAGCGCTCCCGCTCGATCAGATCATCGCGCTCCTCGAAGCATCCGGCGGTGGCGCTGCCGGCGACGGTCCACGGGATCTGAGGGATCGCGCACTCCTGGAACTGCTCTACTCCACCGGCGCGCGTATCTCGGAAGCCATCGACCTCGATGTCGACGACATCGACACGCAGTCGCGATCCGTTGTGCTCCAAGGCAAGGGCGGTAAGCAACGCGTGGTGCCTATCGGTCGGCCCGCGATCGAGGCCGTCGACGCGTATCTTGTGCGTGGCCGGCCTGCACTGGCCACCAGGGGATTGCCTGCGCTGTTCCTGAACGCGCGCGGTGGACGGTTGTCGCGGCAAAGTGCCTGGCAGATCCTTCAGGACTCGGCGGCATCGGCAGGAATCACCGCGGACGTTTCGCCCCACACACTGCGACATTCCTTTGCCACGCACCTGCTCGACGGTGGTGCCGACGTTCGTGTTGTGCAGGAACTTCTGGGCCACGCGTCGGTCACGACAACCCAGATCTACACCTTGGTGACCGTCACAGCGCTGCGTGAAGTGTGGGCGCAAGCACACCCTCGGGCGCGGTAG
- a CDS encoding ScpA family protein, whose protein sequence is MKLIPPQEDSSPAVAEFRVTLRNFEGPFDLLLSLINQRQLDVTEIALHTVTDDFIAYTRQLGSAMGLDQTTEFLVVAATLLDLKAARLLPAGEVEDAEDLALLEARDLLFARLLQYRAYKQVATLFGELEEAALRRYPRSVAVEDQFAGLLPEVLLGVDSHKFAEIAATVFAPRPVPTVSLDHLHVSNISIPEQAEFILELLRARGAGEWVPFPDLIEDCDEAAPIVARFLALLELYRRRTIAFDQPEPLGPLLVTWTGEESTAVTEEDYR, encoded by the coding sequence GTGAAACTGATTCCACCGCAAGAAGATTCATCCCCGGCAGTTGCAGAGTTTCGCGTAACACTTCGAAATTTCGAAGGTCCGTTCGATCTGCTGCTTTCCCTGATCAACCAACGCCAGCTCGACGTCACCGAGATAGCGCTGCACACCGTTACCGACGATTTCATCGCCTACACGAGGCAACTCGGCAGTGCGATGGGGCTCGATCAGACGACGGAGTTTCTTGTTGTCGCTGCGACACTTCTGGACCTGAAAGCCGCCAGGCTCCTGCCGGCGGGAGAGGTCGAAGACGCCGAAGATCTTGCTCTGCTCGAAGCCCGCGACCTACTTTTTGCCAGGCTCCTTCAATATCGTGCCTACAAACAAGTTGCCACGCTGTTCGGTGAACTCGAGGAAGCAGCGCTGCGGCGATACCCACGTTCCGTTGCCGTCGAGGACCAATTCGCCGGTCTCCTCCCGGAAGTGCTGCTCGGAGTGGATTCGCACAAGTTCGCGGAGATCGCGGCAACCGTCTTCGCTCCCCGGCCGGTGCCCACGGTAAGCCTCGATCACCTGCATGTGTCCAATATCTCCATCCCCGAACAGGCAGAGTTCATCCTCGAATTGCTGCGGGCTCGCGGCGCAGGCGAGTGGGTACCGTTTCCGGATCTGATCGAGGACTGCGACGAAGCCGCACCGATTGTCGCGCGCTTCCTGGCGCTGCTCGAGCTGTACCGTCGGCGCACCATTGCCTTTGACCAACCCGAACCGCTCGGGCCACTGCTCGTTACCTGGACCGGCGAGGAATCAACCGCCGTCACCGAGGAGGACTACCGATGA